TTTGCATGAATTACAACTTCGTTAGACGAACTTATTTTGTATTTCAGTCCCATCGGCTTTGTAATTGAAATGAGTGCTTCATTTAAATTATCATGCTTAAACCCTCCTGTAAATTTTCGTTTAGCATTAATGTCTTCAAGACTTACCTCAATATCATATTGCCTTTTTAATTCTTCAATCACAACAGTAAACGGTACATCTTTAAAGCTACTTATTTTATCAACCCATTGCGGCGTTTTTAAAGTTGTTTCTAGGTTCAGTATTTTATTATCCTGCATTTGAAAAGCCTCACCAGATGCCAAAACCTGGCTAATAATTCTTGATGACACCTTAACCGAGCCTTCATAACAAGTTACCTCAAAATAATTATCGCGTTGTTTTACATTAAACTGCGTTCCTAAAACACTTACAACACCATCTTGTGTTACAACTTTAAATTGACTCCCTTTTTCAACTTTAAAAAAGGCTTCGCCATTTAGTTTAATTTCTCGATTGGTTTTCCAATGCTTTTTATTGAATTCTATTTGAGATAGTGCATTTAAAACTACTTGAGAATCATCTGGAAGCTCAATGTTTATTTTCTCGGCTACAAGTGTTTTAACGATTGTTTTACCACTACTGAAAAAATAAAAATATACACCAAAAGCAATTAATAAAACGGCTGCCACTTTAAATAAAGGTTTTAGCCATTTAATTTTTGTAGAAGTGTCTTTGCTTGTTTCGTATTTGTTTTTAAAAGTTTCAAAGTCATCAACACTAGAAACATTTGATGCTTTAAATTGCTTTGCCGTTTCAACAATACGGGTGTTTAACTCAAAATCATCAAGCTTTTCAAACACTTGTTTTTCGTCATCCGTTAGCTCATTTTTAAGCCATTTTTTTACCAAGTCCTCCTTTTTCACTCCCTTTAATTTACATTAATAACAACTTCATACTAAAAACTCCTGATTATTTTATATTAAAATTTTCAAGTGACGCTTTAAGTTTTTTAAACGCAGTATAAATTCTATATTCCACAACTTTATTGGTCACACCAAGTTGCTCTGCTATCTCGCTGTGCTTCTTCCCTTCTACTTTATTGAGTAAAAAGGCCACGCGTTGTTCTTCAGACAAATTGGCCAAAACTGTTTTATATTTTTCTAAAAACTGACTTTGCTCCAACAAAAATTCGGGTGTTTCATGAGTGTGCTTCCTACTATGCTTTCTTTCGTAATTTAAAACTACTTTTTGGTGTTTTATATCGTTAAGCGCCATGTTGTTTGCCACGGTAAACAAAAAAGATTTGGCCTTAGCCACTTTTACTTTTTTACAATACTTCCAAAGTTTTATAAATGCTTCCTGAGTTTTATCATTGGGGTTAATTTTGGTTCCATATTTATAATAAAGATAGTCATGTAAATCCTTTGAGTATTTATTGTAAATACTCTCGAAAACACGAGTTTCGCAGATGTTATTAGGGTCTTTAGGCAAGGTTAAAAAAATTATTTGATAAAGGTATATAAATATTTCTACAAAAATAATTTGAGGAATTTTTCCGTTTGAGTTGTTATTTAATTAAACGGGCAAACCAATTGTAAAATGAAACCCCCATTAAAAACTTTATTTATTTGTTTTCTTTCAATTAATGTTGCGATGATGTCTTGCAGGGAAGAAGAGATGGTACTGATTGAAACCCCTGAAGAAGACCAGCTTTTATACAACTCGGCTGTTGCTAATTTGATGCAAAGAACGAGCATGAATGATGGCTCGATTGACAATATTATAGACAATGCTAATTGTTATAATATTAAACGTCCTGTTACCTTGAGTGCCAATAACGAAGAAGTTTTGGTTAAAGTTGAGGATGATTTAAAAATAATTGAGCATATTTTTGATGACTCCGATGACGATATTGATATACTATCGTTAAACTTCCCTGTTAAAATAATTCTTAGTGATTTTAGTGAAATCACTGTTAACAACACGAACGAATTAAATTCCTATTCGAATAACTGCAATGGTGAAAATGAAATTGATGACGACATAGAATGCCTGGATTTCATCTACCCTATTACGGCATCATCGTTTAATTCAAAAAATGAAATAATTAATACGGTTAGCCTTGAATCAGACAAGGCTCTTTTTAACTTTATAAATAATTTGACCAGTTTCGATTTGGTAACGCTCAACTTCCCTTTAAGTTTAAAATTATTAGACAATACCAAAATAACAGTTAACAACTTAACCGAGTTAGAAAGCACTATTAAAACCTACCAAAGTTATTGCGATGAAGATGACGATTTCGATTATAACGATGACGATTGCAACAATTGTACTCCCAATAAACTTACCGATATTTTAGTTAATTGCTCAGATTGGTCTGTTGATCAATTAGAACGTTATGGCTACGATTACGATGATTACTACGATGGCTACAAATTTAATTTTTCCAGTAACGGAACCGTATCGGCAGATTATTACGGAGATACAAACTACGGCACATGGGAGGCCAATGGCTCAGGAAACAACATCACAGTAACCATTAACATCCCCAGTTTACCATATTGTAATAACGATTGGAGACTGCATGAAATATCGGAATACTCTGATTCTAAAGTCGACTTTAGAGTTGGAGGTGACGATCGCTTGCGCTATAAAAACAATTGTGATTAATTTAAAAACAATAAAGAAAACATTAAATAAAAAAGAAAAATTAATAACTTCAACACCGTTGATACCTAGTTAAAAGCTATTTAATGTTTAACAGAAACTGCTTCGGTTTTTGGTTGAAGCAGTTTAAAAGATAAAATGTTATGAAAAAATGGATAGTTATTATTATACTTCTAATAGCCGTAATTATTGGCTACAACTACCTGTACCAAGACCACCGAGATATAGCATCGGAAGCGGCCAACTACACGGTGAGTTCGCAAAACCTGAAAAGTGAATTTGAAACCTCTCCAATTCAAGCAGAACAAAAATACCTGAATAAAACCATTGAAGTTTCTGGTATTGTTTCAGAATTCAACCTAAACGACTTGACTTTAAATGACAATATTTTTTGCATACTAAAAAATCCAAAACAAGAATTAAAAGTTGGGACATCAATAAAAGTAAAAGGACGCATAATTGGCTATGACGATTTATTGGAACAAATTAAATTAGACCAATGTACAATTATTAATAATTTATAATACTTAGAATCTATGAAATCAAAATTACCAACCATCGTTTTAATATTTTTAGGAATATTAACCATCAATTCGCAAACTACGGAAACCTATCAAATAAATTGGGCGTTGGGCGTAAATGGACCAGCGGCAAGCAAAACAATTGAAGTTGGAGATACCGTAGAATGGGTATGGAGTGACTCTGGCACACATAACGTGGCTTCAAAACCTGGAAGTGCGGAAACTTTTGACAGCAACCTACAAAGTGGTGTAGGATATGTATATCCATATACTTTTACAGTTGTAGGAACGAATGACTATCAATGCGACCCTCATTTTCAATCCATGTATGGCACTATAACAGTGGTTGAAGAAGGCACGTTAAGTACTGACGAATTTTCAATTAGCCAATTCTCAATATCACCCAACCCCGTAACAACTGCAATCTATTTAAAATCAATAAATGACATAGAGATAAAAAGCATTTCAATTTTTAACTATATTGGACAAAAAGTCTATTCAAGTAATACCGTCAAAAATTCAATTAATGTAGCCCATTTAAGTAAAGGTATGTATTTTTTAAACCTAAAGTCTAGTAGCGCAAACCACACCAAAAAATTTTTAAAACTCTAAAACCATTTTATGAAGTATATTATAATTTTATTATTTCCAGTCTTAGTCTTCTCACAGGATGATTTACTAAATGAAATAGATACCGACTCTGTAAATTTTCCTTATGCTGCGGCAGCGTTTAAAGGACTTAAAATTGTAAACTTTGAATCGACTAAACTAGTAGCAAAGGGAGATTTTACCTTTATTGTAGCCCACCGATTTGGTAGTTTAGAATATGGTTTGGACACCTTTTTTGGGTTAGACGATGCCGTAACCCGATTAAACTTTATTTTCGGTATTACAGATGGTTTGAACATTAGCATTTCAAGAAGTTCGTTTCAAAAAATATACGAAGCTTCTGCAAAATATAGTTTATTAAAACAGGAAACCAATGGCTTTCCGTTTACTATTGTGGGCTATAATTCCATTCAGGTCAATACTGCTCTAGAAAAGGCCAATCTCCCGTTATTAGAATTTAAACATCGTTTAGGCTATACGGCACAGATACTTATATCAAGAAAAATTAACACCAACCTGTCATTAGAGCTGGCTCCAACTTACTTTCATGATAATTATGTAGCCATTGACGAGCAAGACAATTCGCAATACGCTTTAGGTATTGGTGGTCGTTATAAATTAGGGAAACGCTGGTCTTTAAATGCAGATTACGGCTGGCACTTAAATCGAGCAGACAATTCACCTTTTAAAAACCCTCTATCCATTGGTATCGATTTAGAAACTGGCGGCCATGTTTTTCAAATGCATTTTACCAACGCCCAAGGTATGAATACCAACTCTTTTTTAGGACAAGGTTCTGGAAATTGGAGCGATGGTAATATTTATTTCGGATTTAACTTAAGTCGTGTATTTTAACCCTTATACTATGAAACACTTTTTTATAACAATAACTTTTTCTGCACTCTGTTTGTTGAACTGTGCTAATGATAGTGAAGACGATTTAGTGGATTCTAAACCTTTACCGAGCATCGTAACTTATGAGGATGATGTGAAATCTATAATAGACGACAATTGTATCAGTTGCCATAGCAATCCTCCTATAAGTGCGGCCAATGTTCCCTTGGTTACATATGCCAACGTAAAATCTGCAGTACAGAACAATAATTTAATAGGTAAAATAAATGGAACAGCTTCTGGAGCACTTATGCCCCTAGGAGGTCCGAAATTACCACAGAACCTTATCGATCTCATTGAAAAATGGGAATCTGATGGATTGTTAGAAAACTAATAAACTTAAACTCTTTTATTATGAATTTTAAATATTTAATTTACGGATTAGCATTAACGCTTTTTGCGTTTAACTGTTCTAGTAGCAGTGAGGATGATATGACCTCTCAACCAGACCCAGACCCAGATCCAACACCCTCAGAAAAAGTTACTTATGAGGCCGATATTAAAAGTATTATTTCTAATAATTGTATATCATGCCATGGTACTACTCTAACTAATAATGCTCCAATGTCATTAACTACCTACTCGCAGGTTTCTAGTTATATAGATGGTATTTTAGATCGAATTAATAGAACAGGAGCAGGTAAAATGCCTGTTAACGGTTCATTATCTACAACTGAAAAAAACCTCATTCAGCAATGGAAAGATGATGGCTTATTAGAAAACTAAAATTTGATATTGGCAATATTTTTGAATTAATACAAATAAAAACATTACAATGAAATACCTACTCTATTGCATCGCTTTTATTAGCTTAAATGTCTTTGCCCAAGAAAAATATTTAACAAAAACAGGTACTGTTGGCTTTGAAGCTTCAGTACCTTCATTTGAAGAAGTAAAAGCAACTAACAATTCAGTTACCGCCATTACCAACTTAGAAAACAATGAGTTTGCAGCTTTGGTTTTGGTTAAAGGTTTTCGTTTTAAAAATGCCTTAATGGAAGAGCATTTTAATGAAAACTATGCAGAATCAGACACCTATCCGAAAGCCACTTTTAAAGGAAAAATAATTCACAAAAACGGTAAATCCGAAATAGAAGGAGAGTTAACTTTCCATGGTAAATCTAAATACATCAATAGCATTCCAATTTCTTATGAAAAAAAAGGAGAGCGCATTGAAATATCAGGTCATTTTAACGTAAACGTTTCTGATTTTGACATAAAAATACCAAAAATAGTACAAAACAAAGTTTCTGAAAGTGTTAATGTATCCTTTGTTTTTGACCTCGAGTCAAAATAAAAAAAGCCGCTTTAAAAAGCGGCTTTTTTTTATATGATGTGTTTTATTACTTGCTCAAGTACATTTTTCGTCTAGAGTACAATTCGTAAAATTCATCATCTTTTAAGCTATCTATAAATAAGATGCTTTCTCCAGTACTTTTCATTTCTGGTCCTAGTGTTTTATCAACATTTGGAAATTTATTAAAAGAGAACACTGGCTGCTTAATAGCGTAGCCTTCCAATTGTGGATTGAACGTAAAGTCTTTTACTTTTTTCTCTCCTAACATTAGTTTAGTTGCGTAGTTTACATATGGCTCTCCGTATGCTTTCGCTATAAATGGCACAGTTCTAGACGCTCTTGGGTTGGCCTCGATAATGTAAACCACATCGTCTTTTACTGCAAACTGAATATTAATCAAACCAACCGTATTAAGAGCCAAGGCAATCTTTTTAGTATGGTCTTTTATTTGTTGCATCACAAACTCCCCTAAATTGAACGGAGGCAAAGTAGAGTTACTATCGCCCGAGTGGACACCACAAGGCTCAATATGCTCCATAATACCAATGATGTAAACATCTTCTCCGTCGCAAATTGCATCGGCTTCGGCTTCAATGGCTCCTTCCAAATAGTGATCTAACAGTAATTTATTATTAGGGATACTGTGCAATAGACTAACCACATGTTTTTCTAGCTCTTGCTTGTTAATTACAATTTTCATGCCTTGTCCGCCCAACACATAAGATGGTCTAACAAGAATAGGGAAATCTAATTCTTCAGCAACTGCTAAGGCTTCATCGGCAGTTTCAGCGGTATCGAATTTTGGATAAGGAATGTTGTTTTCCTTTAACAAGGTAGAGAAGCTTCCTCTATCTTCAGCTAAGTCTAACGACTCGAAACTTGTTCCTATAATTTTTATACCGTATCTATCTAATTTTTCGGCTAGTTTAAGTGCTGTTTGTCCACCTAACTGCACAATAACACCTTCTGGTTTTTCATGTTTTATGATATCATAGATATGTTCCCAAAAAACCGGTTCAAAATAAAGCTTATCAGCTGTATCAAAATCGGTTGACACCGTTTCTGGGTTACAGTTTATCATAATGGTTTCGTAACCACATTCGGCCGCAGCCAAAACACCGTGCACACAACAATAATCGAACTCGATACCCTGACCAATTCGATTAGGGCCAGAACCTAATACGATGATTTTCTTCTTATCGGTTACTACACTTTCATTATGGGCAAATCGGTTACCGTCGGCAGTTTCCATATCGCTTTCAAACGTAGAGTAATAATATGGTGTTTTTGCTTCAAACTCGGCAGCACAAGTATCAACCAACTTATAAACTCGGTTAATTCCTAGTTCTTCTCTTTTATTGTACACTTGGCTTTCCAAACATCTCAGCATGTGGGCAATTTGTCTATCACCATACCCTTTTTGTTTGGCTTCCAATAATAGTTCTTTTTCAATAGTATCGATATTGAAGGTAGATATTTCTTTTTCAAGGAAATACAGCTCTTCATACTGTTTTAAGAACCACATGTCTATCTTAGTGATTTCGTGAATTCTACTCAACGGAATACCCATCTTTATGGCATCGTAGATAATGAACACACGATCCCAAGATGCATAAGTTAGTTTTTCAATAATTTGGTCGTAATTGGTATTTTCCTTTCCGTCTGCACCTAAACCGTTACGTTTAATTTCAAGCGACTGCGTAGCTTTGTGCAAGGCTTCTTGGAACGAGCGCCCAATACCCATTACCTCGCCTACAGCTTTCATTTGTAGGCCTAAAGTACGATCAGAGCCTTCAAACTTATCGAAGTTCCAACGTGGTATTTTTACAATAACATAATCTAAAGTAGGCTCAAATAACGCCGAAGTCGATTTTGTAATTTGGTTATTCAATTCATCCAAATGATAACCTAATGCTAACTTGGCCGCTATTTTTGCAATAGGATATCCCGTTGCTTTACTCGCCAATGCTGAAGAACGCGATACACGTGGGTTAATTTCAATGGCAATGATGTCTTCATTTTCATCTGGAGATACCGCAAACTGAACGTTACACCCACCAGCAAAATCACCAATGCTACGCATCATGTGTATAGCCATATCACGCATACGTTGGTACGTTCTGTCGCTTAAGGTCATGGCAGGCGCAACGGTAATCGAATCTCCAGTATGGATTCCCATGGGGTCCATATTTTCGATTGAACAGATAATAACCACATTGTCGTTGGCATCTCTTAAAAGCTCCAACTCATATTCTTTCCAACCCAATAAGGCTTTATCTATCATCACCTCATGGATGGGCGAAATTTCCAAACCATGGCGCAATAATTTATCGAAGTCCTTTTCCTCATAAACAATGGCCGCTCCTGCTCCTCCTAAGGTAAACGACGAACGGATACATAACGGAAACCCGAACTCTTGTGCTATTTCTTTTCCCTTTAAGAAAGACGTAGCCGTTGCCTGTGGCGCCATAGGCACGCCAATTTTTTCCATTAAATTTCTAAACTGCTCTCGGTCTTCGGTAATGTTAATGGCATCAATATCAACACCTATAAGTTCAACACCAAAATCTTCCCAAATACCTTTTTCGTCAGCTTCAATAGCCAAGTTTAAGGCTGTTTGCCCGCCCATGGTTGGTAAAACAGCATCAATTTGAGGGTGTTCTTTTAAAATTTTAATTAGCGATTTTGTTGTCAAGGGCAACAAGTACACATGATCGGCCATAGAAGGGTCGGTCATAATCGTTGCTGGATTAGAATTTATCAAAATCGTTTCTATTCCGTCTTCTCTTAACGACCTCAAAGCTTGAGACCCTGAATAATCAAACTCACAGGCTTGCCCGATTACTATAGGCCCTGAACCAATAATTAAAATAGATTTTAGTTTTGAATTTTTCGGCATTTTCTTCTGGTTATATGTTGTATTTTAATTCGTTGCAAAAATAAAGATAAGTAGATATAAAAAAAGGCGTTACACTTAAGTAACACCTTTTTAATTATGAACAATTGTTAATCATTATTTCTTATGTCTAACTTCAGATGACACAGATAATCTTTTTCTTCCTTTAGCTCTTCTACGTGCTAATACTTTTCTACCATTGGCAGAAGCCATTCTTTCTCTAAAGCCGTGCTTGTTTCTTCTTTTTCTTTTAGAAGGCTGAAATGTTCTTTTACTCATTATCTTGTATCTTTAAAATCTGAATAGTATTTTTTACTCTTTAGGCTCTCTTAAAAACCGAGGGCAAATATACGAAGCCTTTACAACTTTGCAAACCTTTTTTAAAAATATTATTGAAATTGTTTTATTAAACACCTCATCGACTCTCACACCAGTATTTAAGTGAGATTAGACATTTTTTTACGGCCAGACAACACCCTTTTTTTCATAAAAATTTAGTTTCTTTGCAGTCTTAAACCGCATATTAAAGTTTTTTTTTAGGAAACCGAACCAAAAAATTGATAAAAATTATGTTCAATAAAAATATAAAACTCGTTATTGCTGTTGGGCTGATAGCCTATGCTGTTTACCTTTTTACAGAAGGCTACGTGGGCAATGGCATTATGCTTATCCTGTTATCGTTAATATTTATATTTCTGTATTTTAAGAATGAGCTTATTCTTTTGGCGTTTTTTAGATTGCGAAAGCAAGATTTTGATGGCGCAAAGAAATGGTTGGACAAAATTAAAAACCCTGAATCGGCCTTAGTAAAAAAACAGCAAGGGTATTACAACTACCTGCACGGTATTATGGTATCGCAATCTAATATGAACGAGGCCGAAAAATACTTTAAAAAGGCAATTTCTTTAGGATTATCAATGAATCACGATTTAGCTATGGCTAAATTGAACCTTGCAGGCATTGCATTTTCTAAGCGTAGAAAACAAGAAGCACAAAAACTGCTTAACGAAGCCACCAAACTGGACAAACAGGGCATGCTTACTGATCAAATAAAAATGATGAAGCAGAATATGAAGCAAGCCACGGGACCTAACCAGCATTATGGCACCGGAGGTTCTTTAAGGTCTCAAAAAAGAAGAAGCAGATAAAAACTACACAATTTGTCAACTTAAACTTGTTATAAAGGGTTTGTACAAAATTAAGATGCTGAAATGAATTCAGCTTGACAAAGCATTTAAATTAACGGAGCCCACAACCTACAATATGATTCTTTTAATTTTTGGATTTTTGGACGGTTTTGCCAGCTTTTAGGCTCAATGAGTTCACATACTTTTAAATCTTCAATAAACTGTTGCTTTAAAATTTTGGCTTTTCCTTCGTCATAAATAAATGAATTAACCTCGAAGTTAATATTAAAACTCCGGTAATCCATATTTGAAGTACCTATTGTTGAAAAAATATCGTCAACAACCATGGTTTTGGCGTGTACAAAGCCTTTTGTATAGCGGTATACTTCTATACCGGCTTCCAGTAAATGTTGTAAATACGAATTGGTGGCATGCTTAACCACCCAAGAATCTGATTTTTTAGGAATAATTAACTTAATATCCACACCACTTTTTGCAGCTACCTGAAAAGCCATAATCATTTGGTCGTTAGGCACAAAATAAGGTGTTGTGATATAAACATAATCTTCGGCTGTAGTGATGGCCGTAAATATAGCTTCCATAATATAAGCCCAATCGGTATCTGGGCCACTGGCCGCTATTTGTACTGCCACATTATCTTTACAATCAACTTCGGGAAAATAAGAATGGTCAATATTTAGTTTTTCACCTGAGACAAAATGCCATGTTGTAAAGAAATTGATTTGCAACGATTTTACCGATTCGCCAACAATACGCGTGTGTGTGTCGCGCCAAAAAGTCTCATTGTATTCGTTAACATAATCGTCTGCAATATTAATTCCCCCTACATAAGCAATTTCTCCATCGATAACAGCAATTTTTCGGTGGTTTCGATAATTCATCTTACCTGTAAACCTAGAAAAAACTACAGGCATAAACGGGTAATGTTCAATACCAAATTCACTAAATTTCTTTTTTGTTTTTGATGATAATTTACTGCCAACATCGTCATAACTAAGCCTCACTTCAACACCATCATTAGCTTTTTCGCATAGTATTCTCAAAATTTTATCCCAAATTTCACCTTCATGTATCGCGTAATATTCTAAATGAATGTGATGTTTGGCCGCATTTAAATCTTTTATAAGACACTTAAATTTATCATCGCCATTAATCAAGACATCTACTTTGTTACATAGTGTTAAAGGCGATATTTTATTGCTGTATAAAAGCTTAACGAGCTTAACTTTACCTTCAAGTGATTTATCAACCTCTTGAATTTCTTCCTGATTTAATTCAAGTTCGTCGTTTATTGATTTAATAATGGATTGATTAAGAACCTCTTTTCTATTGAAAATTTTATTCTTTCGATATTCTTGTCCGAACAAATAATAAACAAGCACCCCCAAAAAAGGAAAAAAAACCAAAACAATGATATAAGACAATGTTTTGGTTGGGTTAATGTTTTTAAGCACAATGGTTATAACCGCAGATATGGCTATAATGTAGTTTAGGACTATTAAAATAGTCCAGAAATGGTCTTTAATAAAATCTATCACAAATATTAATTATAATATCCTTTTTCTGGAATATCGATAAAATACTGTTTACGGGACCTGTTGTTTAAATGCGGTTCGCGTAACCAAGGGTTGTGTATTTTCAATAATTTATAGTTAATGCCAAACTGTTCAGCAAATTTTGTGAAATCGGTAACTGCCGTATCAACTTCCACCTGATATGTGGGCACTTGATTATAAAGATCCTTTTCTCTAAAGTTAAAGCCATACTTTGATGGATTGGACAAAATTTCCTTAAAAGCCACAATTCTAAACACATAGCGCCCAGTTTCTTCGCCAAGCAATAAATCGTAATAATCAGAAACATTTTGTTCCTCTAAACGTCTTGAAATACCAGCATTTCCAGCATTATACGCAGCTGCAGCTAAGGTCCATGAGCCTAAGTTCTCTTTAGCATCTAAAAGGTACTTACAAGCGACTTCGGTCGCTTTTTCCAAATGGTAACGTTCATCTACATTATCATTAACCTCCAAGCCATTTTCTCGACCGGTAGCAGGCATAATTTGCCAAACACCTCGTGCACCTGCGGGCGAAACTGCATTGGTTAATCCACTTTCTATAACGGCCAAATATTTAAAATCATCTGGAATACCATGCTTTGCTAATATGGGCTCAATTACTGGAAAGTATTTTTTTGCGCGTTTAAACATAAGCAACCCGTTAGACTGCCAATAGGTGTTTACCAACAATTCTCTATCTATACGCTCTAAAATGTCAGGGTTTTCAATAGGAACGGGTTCTCCCGCGAAATTTAAATCTCGAGGAACTTGAAGTGCATAAACATTATAATCGTTTATAAGTTTTGTTTCAAAGTTTTCATCTGTTGGTGCGTCTTGGAGGGCATTAATAAAGAATACGCATAAACTTAATAATCCCACCAGCGCTAGTGCTTTCTGTACAATCTTCATTTTTAAAAAGTTTTCTATAAAATTAAACAAAATAAAACTAGTTATCTAAAATTATTCTAGGCAAATTTTCATTAAACCACTTATACTTATTGATAATCATAATGTGCGTTCCACCCTTTATAGCTATGCACTTTTTTATATTTTTAATAGGGAACACCGAATCGTTATCCCCATGAATATGGACCAAATCTTTGCGGTATTCCTTTTGGTTCCAGCAAACCATATTTTTAATGGCCCAACTTAGGTATTGGTCGTCATTAACCGAAAGGTATTTTTTATAAAGTTTTATCCGCTTTTCTATAGTTTTACCAAACGGATACTTTTCCAGAACGTCTATTTTACTGGCCAATTGTGTGGGCACAATTTTATACGCCCCAGTAGCTTTTGCCAAAAGCATTCTTGCGGGAAGCTCGTCAACACTTTTTACACTAGAAATAATAATGAGCTTTTGCGCATGGATATACTTATCCATTTCTTGAACCAATACGCCACCAAAAGACACCCCAACCATAACCACGTTGCGATGCTTTATTTTTTTACTCAAACGCAAGGCATAGTCACTAATCGACTCATTTTCATAGGGTAAAAGCCATTCTAAAAGATGAATTTTAAATTGATACTCGGGTAATTTTATATATTCGAAAATTTTTGGGCTCGCTGCCATTCCAGGCATAAAATAAACATGTATTAACTCTTGATGCATAGGACATTAACCTTAAAACTCCTTTATTTTTTGCTTTTTTTTACGTACTTTTGCACAAAGTTATACAAATAGTACTCACTATTTTACACT
This genomic stretch from Flavobacteriaceae bacterium GSB9 harbors:
- a CDS encoding lytic transglycosylase domain-containing protein, giving the protein MKIVQKALALVGLLSLCVFFINALQDAPTDENFETKLINDYNVYALQVPRDLNFAGEPVPIENPDILERIDRELLVNTYWQSNGLLMFKRAKKYFPVIEPILAKHGIPDDFKYLAVIESGLTNAVSPAGARGVWQIMPATGRENGLEVNDNVDERYHLEKATEVACKYLLDAKENLGSWTLAAAAYNAGNAGISRRLEEQNVSDYYDLLLGEETGRYVFRIVAFKEILSNPSKYGFNFREKDLYNQVPTYQVEVDTAVTDFTKFAEQFGINYKLLKIHNPWLREPHLNNRSRKQYFIDIPEKGYYN
- a CDS encoding alpha/beta hydrolase, with amino-acid sequence MHQELIHVYFMPGMAASPKIFEYIKLPEYQFKIHLLEWLLPYENESISDYALRLSKKIKHRNVVMVGVSFGGVLVQEMDKYIHAQKLIIISSVKSVDELPARMLLAKATGAYKIVPTQLASKIDVLEKYPFGKTIEKRIKLYKKYLSVNDDQYLSWAIKNMVCWNQKEYRKDLVHIHGDNDSVFPIKNIKKCIAIKGGTHIMIINKYKWFNENLPRIILDN
- the cls gene encoding cardiolipin synthase, with protein sequence MIDFIKDHFWTILIVLNYIIAISAVITIVLKNINPTKTLSYIIVLVFFPFLGVLVYYLFGQEYRKNKIFNRKEVLNQSIIKSINDELELNQEEIQEVDKSLEGKVKLVKLLYSNKISPLTLCNKVDVLINGDDKFKCLIKDLNAAKHHIHLEYYAIHEGEIWDKILRILCEKANDGVEVRLSYDDVGSKLSSKTKKKFSEFGIEHYPFMPVVFSRFTGKMNYRNHRKIAVIDGEIAYVGGINIADDYVNEYNETFWRDTHTRIVGESVKSLQINFFTTWHFVSGEKLNIDHSYFPEVDCKDNVAVQIAASGPDTDWAYIMEAIFTAITTAEDYVYITTPYFVPNDQMIMAFQVAAKSGVDIKLIIPKKSDSWVVKHATNSYLQHLLEAGIEVYRYTKGFVHAKTMVVDDIFSTIGTSNMDYRSFNINFEVNSFIYDEGKAKILKQQFIEDLKVCELIEPKSWQNRPKIQKLKESYCRLWAPLI